Proteins from a genomic interval of Rhodothermales bacterium:
- the fabG gene encoding 3-oxoacyl-[acyl-carrier-protein] reductase, whose amino-acid sequence MDLTGKNALVTGGTRGIGRAIVKALAGAGARVAFTFRSSADEAEALKSELEAEGVEVLFHQGDAADADAAAEAVKLVTDTWGSLDVLVNNAGVTRDGLMLRMGDDDWNMVINTNLKSVFNFCKAAYRPFMKRRAGAIINLSSVVGVMGNPGQTNYAASKAGIIGFSKSLAKELGGRGVTVNVVAPGYVATDMTASLSEAAQDAMLGAVPLGRPASPEDIAGAVLFLASGAATYITGHVLHVDGGLAM is encoded by the coding sequence CTGGACCTTACCGGAAAGAACGCTCTCGTTACCGGAGGCACGCGCGGGATCGGCCGAGCCATCGTCAAGGCGCTGGCGGGCGCCGGAGCCAGGGTGGCATTCACGTTCCGCTCTTCCGCCGATGAGGCCGAGGCCCTCAAAAGCGAGCTGGAGGCGGAGGGCGTCGAGGTGCTCTTTCACCAGGGCGATGCCGCAGACGCCGATGCCGCAGCGGAGGCCGTCAAGCTGGTTACTGACACGTGGGGCTCGCTGGACGTGCTCGTCAACAACGCGGGGGTGACCCGGGACGGGCTGATGCTGCGCATGGGGGACGATGACTGGAACATGGTCATCAATACCAACCTGAAGAGTGTATTCAACTTCTGCAAGGCGGCGTATCGCCCTTTCATGAAGCGACGCGCCGGCGCAATCATCAACCTGTCTTCGGTCGTGGGCGTCATGGGCAACCCGGGCCAGACCAACTATGCCGCCTCCAAGGCCGGGATCATCGGCTTCTCCAAGAGCCTGGCCAAAGAGCTCGGCGGCCGCGGTGTGACCGTCAATGTCGTCGCGCCGGGTTACGTGGCTACCGACATGACGGCTTCGTTGTCGGAAGCCGCCCAGGATGCCATGCTCGGTGCCGTTCCTCTTGGCCGCCCCGCATCGCCCGAAGACATTGCCGGCGCCGTGCTATTCCTGGCATCAGGCGCCGCCACCTATATCACCGGCCACGTATTGCACGTGGACGGCGGATTGGCCATGTAG